Proteins encoded by one window of Leptospira barantonii:
- a CDS encoding 6-hydroxymethylpterin diphosphokinase MptE-like protein produces the protein MIFGFGLGYHVESYLKRSPRPVNLLILEPIVALKQIAGKFSDGILKSYIEQGHKIKMVFGLEEFLSKPLTHWLFDGTNKVSPFIHPVYSRKFSDLALGFLDSLKTASASGNAQNQAAKNYFQKIWVRNEVRNLSRIFENSNSSSILVGAKENFFRDQTLLFTGASPSLEEETDWILKNRNRFHILASDTSLGWILNAGIVPNAVLSIDSSRGTLFHFRNILPKQVPILTWLGGSAYLFDLPNPKWIYFSTHPLDQILRSLYFPNAPILENPSLNMAGLAVSFAKQLQYGRMILKGVDFQRSGGKTHCRGSGYETYDRSFLSRKESFSKLRFQKSKSWDRRFSILEVLKKESPELFLPDPLSDISIAETKKIEEGLIAEEPKKIEIEKWIRFCVAHPELDLKNYFSPRILGIPSH, from the coding sequence TTGATCTTCGGATTCGGTTTGGGGTATCACGTGGAATCCTATCTCAAACGATCCCCTCGCCCCGTAAACCTTCTCATACTCGAACCCATTGTCGCATTAAAACAAATCGCGGGAAAATTCTCGGACGGAATTTTAAAATCATACATAGAACAAGGTCATAAAATCAAAATGGTATTCGGTTTGGAAGAATTCTTATCCAAACCCTTAACACATTGGCTTTTCGATGGAACGAACAAGGTTTCTCCGTTTATCCATCCGGTTTATTCCAGAAAGTTCAGCGATCTCGCTCTCGGTTTTTTGGATTCTCTCAAAACGGCTTCCGCTTCCGGCAACGCGCAAAACCAAGCGGCAAAGAATTACTTTCAGAAAATCTGGGTTCGCAACGAGGTTCGCAATCTTTCTCGAATATTCGAAAATTCGAATTCTTCATCGATTCTCGTTGGAGCAAAGGAGAATTTTTTTCGGGACCAAACCCTTCTTTTTACGGGCGCGAGCCCTTCCCTCGAAGAGGAAACCGATTGGATTTTGAAAAACCGAAATCGTTTTCATATTCTCGCTTCGGACACTTCTTTGGGTTGGATCTTAAACGCGGGAATCGTTCCGAACGCGGTTTTGAGCATCGATTCTTCAAGAGGAACTCTATTCCATTTTCGGAATATTCTTCCCAAACAAGTCCCCATTCTGACCTGGCTCGGCGGCTCCGCGTATCTGTTCGATCTTCCCAACCCGAAATGGATCTACTTTTCCACACATCCTTTGGATCAGATTCTCAGGTCGCTTTATTTTCCGAACGCTCCGATCCTCGAAAATCCGTCCTTGAATATGGCAGGACTCGCGGTTTCCTTCGCCAAACAGTTGCAATACGGAAGAATGATTCTGAAAGGTGTGGACTTTCAAAGATCCGGCGGCAAAACGCATTGTCGAGGAAGCGGTTACGAAACATACGATCGATCCTTTCTTTCCCGAAAGGAAAGTTTTTCCAAACTCCGATTTCAAAAATCCAAATCCTGGGATCGAAGATTCTCCATTTTAGAGGTCCTAAAAAAAGAATCTCCGGAACTTTTTCTACCCGATCCGTTGTCTGACATTTCAATCGCAGAAACCAAAAAGATCGAGGAGGGTTTGATCGCGGAAGAACCGAAAAAAATCGAGATCGAAAAATGGATTCGATTTTGCGTCGCACATCCGGAATTAGATCTAAAGAACTACTTTTCTCCGCGGATTCTCGGGATTCCTTCGCACTGA